One window of the Vigna radiata var. radiata cultivar VC1973A chromosome 1, Vradiata_ver6, whole genome shotgun sequence genome contains the following:
- the LOC106765882 gene encoding 18.5 kDa class I heat shock protein-like produces the protein MSLIPSIIGRRSNVFDPFSMDVWDPFKDFPFNNSLSASFPEFSRQNSAFVSTRVDWKETPEAHVFKAEIPGLKKEEVKVEIEDDRVLQISGERNVEKEDKNDTWHRVERSSGKFLRKFRLPENAKVDQVKASMEDGVLTVTVPKEEVKKAEVKSIEISG, from the coding sequence ATGTCTCTGATTCCAAGTATCATCGGCCGAAGGAGCAACGTCTTTGATCCTTTTTCCATGGACGTGTGGGATCCCTTCAAGGATTTCCCTTTCAACAATTCTCTTTCTGCTTCCTTTCCCGAATTTTCTCGTCAAAATTCTGCATTTGTGAGCACCCGTGTGGATTGGAAGGAGACGCCAGAGGCACACGTGTTCAAGGCTGAGATTCCGGGACTGAAGAAGGAGGAAGTGAAGGTTGAGATAGAAGATGATAGGGTTCTCCAGATAAGCGGAGAGAGGAACGTTGAGAAGGAAGACAAGAATGACACGTGGCATCGTGTGGAGCGTAGCAGTGGGAAGTTCTTGAGGAAGTTCAGATTGCCGGAGAATGCAAAAGTTGATCAGGTGAAGGCTTCAATGGAAGATGGGGTTCTTACTGTCACTGTTCCTAAGGAAGAGGTTAAGAAAGCTGAGGTGAAGTCCATTGAAATTTCTGGTTAA